A region of the Streptomyces durocortorensis genome:
GTCGCGGTGGGACGCGGCAGCTCCAACGCGGAGATCGCGGGCTCGCTCTACCTCAGCGTCGCCACTGTCAAGGCCCACGTCTCGCGCATTCTCGCCAAACTCGAACTCAACAACCGCGTACAGATCGCCCTGTTGGTCCATGACGCCGGGCTCCTCGACCCGGGCGACGAGGGCGAGGGCGACCTCTGAGGGCTGTCCCGTGACCCCCGGCGGGCACACGACGACAGCGACGGCACCCGGCCGCGTTGTCGGAACGCCCGAACGGTGACCGCCGCCCCCTCCGCACGCGCCTCCTCCGTACGCGCCTCCTCCGTACGGGCTATGACCGCGTACATCGTCGGGCTGCTGACCGACAACCGCAAGAAGCCGGGCGGGAATCTGCTGAGCGCGCTGATCCGCGCCGCCGACGAGGACGGCGACCGGCTCTCCGGCGACGCTCGCCCGGCGGGCCGGATGCTGATGCGGGGGCCGCTGAGCGTGCCGGTCGCCTGGTAGGAGGGCGGGCCCGGAAGGGAGCCGGGGCCCGGGAGCGCCGGCCCCCGCTCACCCGCCGGGGATCTCGGCCATCGCCACCGGCCGGCGTTCGCGGCGGGAGAGCTCGCACGCCTCGGCGATCCGCAGGGCGTGCAGGGCCTCCCGCCCGTCGCAGGGGTTGGCCAGCTCGCCGCGCACCACGCGCAGGAACGCGTCCAGCTCCGCTTCGTACGCCGGGGCGAACCGTTCCAGGAAGCCCGGCCAGGGCTTCGCCGGACCGCCGGGACCCCCCGGCTCGGCCGAGGTTACCGGCGTACGGTCGTCCAGGCCGACGGCGATCTGGTCCAGCTCACCGGCCAGCTCCATGCGTACGTCGTACCCGGCGCCGTTGCACCGGGTGGCGGTGGCGGTGGCGAGCGTGCCGTCGTCCAGGGTGAGCAGGGCGGCGCCGGTGTCCACATCGCCCGCCGCGCGGAACATCGCGGGCCCGCGGTCCGACCCGGTGGCGTACACCTCGGACACCTCGCGGCCCGTCACCCAGCGCAGGATGTCGAAGTCGTGGACCAGACAGTCCCGGTACAGCCCGCCGGAGAGCGGGAGGTAGGCGGCGGGCGGCGGGGCCGGGTCCGAGGTGACCGCCCGCACGGTGTGCAGCCGTCCGAGCCTGCCCTCCCGTACGGCGGCCCTGGCCTCGCCGTACCCCGCGTCGAAGCGGCGCATGAAGCCGAGCTGGAGAACGGTGCCCGCCGCCTCGACCTCAGCCAGCGCGGCCAGCGTCCCGGGCAGGTCCAGGGCGATCGGCTTCTCGCAGAACGCCGGCAGTCCGGCGCGGGCGGCCCGGGCGATGAGCCCGGCGTGGGCGGCGGTCGCCGAACAGATGATCACCGCGTCGGGCAGGCCCCCGGACCCCGCCTCGCCCCCGCCCGTGAACAGCGCGTCCACCGGTACGGCCGTGGCCCCCGTCCGCGCGGCGGCTCCGGCGGCCCGCTCCGGGGCCGCGTCCGCCAGCAGCAGGGCGTCCACGGCGGGGTGACGGCTCAGCGCCTCCGCGTGGAACGTGCCGATCCGTCCCGTTCCGATCAGTCCGATGCGCATGGCCCCCAAGGTGACCTTCGCCCGGTCATCATGTCAAGCGTTTGTCCTGACAAATGGCGCCCGCATCGATCGCGGTTCCCGCCCCGGCGTGCCATGGCTTTGTCCGGACAAGCGAACTACGCTCGCCCCGTGACCGCACAAGGAACCGATCAGCCGCTGCCGCTGAGCGTGGACCGCACCAGCCCGGTGCCGCTCTACTTCCAGCTGGCGCAGCAGCTGGAGGCCGCAGTCGAACAGGGCAGGCTGCCCCCCGGCACCCTGCTCGGCAACGAGATCGACCTCGCCGCCCGCCTCGGTCTGTCCCGTCCCACCGTCCGCCAGGCCATCCAGTCCCTGGTCGACAAGGGGCTCATGGTGCGTCGGCGCGGCGTCGGCACCCAGGTCGTCCACAGCCAGGTCCGCCGCCCGCTGGAGCTCAGCTCGCTCTACGACGACCTGGAGGCGGCCGGTCAGCGCCCCGCCACCCGCGTCCTGCGCAACACCACCGAACCGGCCACCGCCGAGGTCGCCGCCGCGCTCGGCGTCGCCGAGGGCAGCGAGGTCCAGGTCGTCGAGCGGCTGCGCAGCGCCCACGACGAGCCGATGGCCCTCCTGCGCAACCACCTGCCCCCGGGCCTGCTCCCCCTCACCGCCGAGGACCTGGAGGCCACCGGTCTGTACCGGCTGATGCGCGCCTCGGGCATCACCCTGCACAGCGCCCGCCAGTCGGTCGGCGCCCGCGCGGCCACGGCGGGCGAGGCGCGGGCCCTGCACGAGGAGCCG
Encoded here:
- a CDS encoding Gfo/Idh/MocA family protein yields the protein MRIGLIGTGRIGTFHAEALSRHPAVDALLLADAAPERAAGAAARTGATAVPVDALFTGGGEAGSGGLPDAVIICSATAAHAGLIARAARAGLPAFCEKPIALDLPGTLAALAEVEAAGTVLQLGFMRRFDAGYGEARAAVREGRLGRLHTVRAVTSDPAPPPAAYLPLSGGLYRDCLVHDFDILRWVTGREVSEVYATGSDRGPAMFRAAGDVDTGAALLTLDDGTLATATATRCNGAGYDVRMELAGELDQIAVGLDDRTPVTSAEPGGPGGPAKPWPGFLERFAPAYEAELDAFLRVVRGELANPCDGREALHALRIAEACELSRRERRPVAMAEIPGG
- a CDS encoding GntR family transcriptional regulator → MDRTSPVPLYFQLAQQLEAAVEQGRLPPGTLLGNEIDLAARLGLSRPTVRQAIQSLVDKGLMVRRRGVGTQVVHSQVRRPLELSSLYDDLEAAGQRPATRVLRNTTEPATAEVAAALGVAEGSEVQVVERLRSAHDEPMALLRNHLPPGLLPLTAEDLEATGLYRLMRASGITLHSARQSVGARAATAGEARALHEEPGAPLLTMERTTYDDTGRAVEFGSHVYRAARYAFEFQLLVRA